Proteins encoded together in one Luteimonas fraxinea window:
- the dndB gene encoding DNA sulfur modification protein DndB, giving the protein MESNSYRFTAMRGIQAGRAYYVLMCPLRLVPRLFRFDDEALPAELRAQRVLNRVRVPQISRYMVDHSKEYILSSLCASVDGEIEFEPVERSGPMRSIGQLQIGMSATILINDGQHRRAAIEEALIERPELGDESISIVLFVDGGLKRSQQMFADLNVHAVRPTKSIRLLYDHRDEQAKLVRQLIQAIPLFREFTDLEKTSISNRSLKLFTLSSLHQATGRLLCRSKDKAFSPGDLELAVDFWKAVITNMPDWERVAERAVVAHELRRDYVHAHGIALQAIGVVGAQLIREEPRDWKTRLKSLRDIDWSRANTSLWEGRALMGGRINKTSQSTIAVANVISRELDLPLSEESARLEALLPPPPRRSQKSKVAA; this is encoded by the coding sequence ATGGAATCCAACAGCTACCGGTTCACCGCAATGCGCGGGATCCAAGCCGGGCGGGCGTACTACGTGCTGATGTGCCCGCTCCGTCTTGTGCCACGGCTTTTTCGCTTTGATGACGAGGCTCTGCCGGCCGAGCTGCGTGCCCAAAGGGTGCTGAACCGGGTGCGGGTACCCCAGATTTCCCGCTACATGGTTGACCATTCGAAGGAATACATCCTCTCGTCTCTGTGCGCTTCTGTCGATGGCGAGATCGAGTTCGAGCCGGTGGAGCGCTCTGGCCCGATGCGGTCGATCGGTCAGCTTCAGATCGGGATGAGCGCCACGATCCTCATTAACGACGGGCAGCATCGCCGCGCCGCAATTGAGGAGGCGCTTATCGAGCGTCCTGAGCTCGGAGATGAATCGATCTCGATCGTGCTGTTCGTCGATGGCGGCTTGAAGCGCTCCCAGCAAATGTTCGCCGACCTCAACGTGCACGCGGTGCGCCCGACCAAGTCTATCCGGCTCCTCTATGACCATCGAGACGAGCAGGCCAAGCTAGTGCGTCAGTTGATTCAAGCCATTCCGCTATTCCGAGAGTTCACTGATCTTGAAAAGACCAGCATCTCCAACCGCTCTCTTAAGCTCTTTACGCTGAGCTCGCTTCACCAGGCTACGGGTCGCCTGCTCTGCAGATCCAAGGATAAGGCCTTCTCGCCAGGCGATCTCGAACTGGCAGTAGATTTTTGGAAGGCGGTGATCACCAACATGCCGGACTGGGAGCGAGTGGCTGAGCGCGCAGTCGTTGCGCATGAGCTTCGGCGCGACTATGTCCACGCCCACGGCATTGCTCTTCAAGCGATCGGCGTCGTGGGTGCGCAGTTGATCAGAGAGGAGCCCCGGGACTGGAAGACGCGCCTGAAGAGCCTTCGCGACATTGACTGGTCTCGCGCCAACACGTCGCTTTGGGAAGGCCGCGCATTGATGGGCGGCCGGATCAACAAGACCAGCCAGAGCACTATCGCCGTTGCCAATGTCATCTCGCGTGAGCTCGATCTACCTTTGAGCGAAGAGTCGGCGCGCCTAGAAGCGTTGCTCCCGCCGCCCCCGCGTAGATCCCAAAAATCCAAGGTCGCTGCATGA
- the dndC gene encoding DNA phosphorothioation system sulfurtransferase DndC, translated as MTHQRAASSIPALYEEVRELYLADTRPWVLGFSGGKDSTCALQVVWTALAALPPEQRAKPVYVISSDTLVETPVIVNYIDATLERINDAAIAQGMPFRTHKVVPRIDRSFWVNMIGRGYPAPSRRFRWCTERLKIEPANEFILDRVAEFGEVIMVLGVRSAESATRAQVMSFHKIKGSRLSRHSSLNNAFVYSPIEAFSTDEVWSYLLQNQSPWGNDNRDLVAMYRNAQAGECPLVVDKTTPSCGNSRFGCWVCTVVTKDKAMEAMIDSGQDWMTPLLDYRDMLAATQDPAKKREVRDFRRRTGQVSFKAESDDVIPGPYTMEFCRKLLRELLEAQKQVQADAPPGEATQLIHETELHAIRNIWRTERGDWQDSMPAIVRDALGVELDWVVDDAAHYSHADGLLLEKICAENDVPMELVVRLLDIERSTYGMKRRHAVHHRIEDALSEEWRPLEEVVSERRSTLDITMIPSAPPAEVD; from the coding sequence ATGACTCACCAACGCGCCGCAAGTTCTATCCCCGCACTGTATGAAGAAGTCCGCGAACTCTATCTCGCAGACACCCGCCCTTGGGTACTTGGCTTTAGCGGCGGCAAGGACTCGACGTGTGCCCTGCAAGTGGTTTGGACTGCGCTTGCAGCCCTTCCGCCTGAGCAGCGCGCAAAGCCGGTCTATGTGATCAGCTCCGATACGCTGGTCGAGACGCCCGTCATCGTGAACTACATCGATGCGACGCTTGAGCGTATCAATGACGCAGCGATCGCCCAGGGCATGCCGTTTCGCACCCACAAGGTCGTGCCGCGGATCGATCGCAGCTTCTGGGTCAACATGATCGGACGAGGCTACCCTGCCCCGTCGCGGCGTTTTCGCTGGTGCACTGAGCGACTCAAAATCGAGCCAGCGAACGAATTCATTCTCGATCGTGTAGCGGAGTTTGGTGAGGTCATCATGGTGCTCGGCGTGCGTTCTGCCGAGAGCGCTACGCGCGCCCAAGTGATGTCGTTCCACAAGATTAAGGGCTCGCGCCTCTCGCGCCATTCCTCACTCAATAATGCCTTCGTCTACTCGCCGATCGAGGCGTTCAGCACCGACGAGGTCTGGTCGTATCTGCTGCAAAACCAATCGCCTTGGGGCAATGACAATCGCGACCTAGTGGCGATGTATCGGAATGCCCAGGCCGGCGAGTGTCCGCTCGTGGTCGACAAGACCACACCAAGCTGCGGCAATTCGCGGTTTGGCTGCTGGGTCTGCACTGTGGTGACCAAGGACAAGGCGATGGAAGCGATGATCGACTCCGGCCAGGACTGGATGACGCCGCTCCTCGACTACCGCGACATGCTGGCTGCGACGCAGGATCCCGCAAAAAAGCGGGAAGTGCGCGACTTCCGTCGCCGCACGGGGCAAGTGTCGTTCAAGGCCGAGTCCGACGACGTGATCCCGGGCCCCTACACCATGGAGTTCTGCCGCAAGCTCCTCCGGGAGCTCTTGGAGGCGCAAAAGCAGGTGCAGGCCGACGCCCCGCCTGGCGAAGCCACTCAGCTCATTCACGAGACCGAGTTGCACGCGATCCGCAACATCTGGCGGACCGAGCGCGGCGACTGGCAGGACTCGATGCCCGCGATTGTGCGCGACGCACTCGGCGTCGAACTCGACTGGGTCGTCGACGATGCGGCGCACTACTCGCATGCCGATGGCCTGCTGCTCGAAAAGATATGCGCCGAGAACGACGTGCCAATGGAGCTCGTCGTGCGGCTTTTGGATATCGAGCGCTCTACTTATGGCATGAAGCGGCGCCACGCTGTGCATCACCGGATTGAAGACGCGCTTTCCGAGGAGTGGCGCCCGCTCGAAGAGGTGGTGTCCGAGCGTCGCAGCACGCTTGACATCACGATGATTCCATCCGCGCCCCCTGCCGAAGTCGACTGA
- the dndD gene encoding DNA sulfur modification protein DndD, whose translation MLIRNIVLEDFGLYAGRQVIDVQPTRGARKARPIILVGGKNGAGKTSLLEAVRLTLYGKLALGERTSQSAYEDYLRSRVHTGPSAGGLGRASVGIEFEFAESGVVHIYEVSRAWTVRGNVVQESMDLRKNGETVTVVPRNEWQNFLHELLPVGVSQLFFFDGEKITEIAEDSTDGHQLSAAIRSLLGIDLVGRLRTDLGLYLSRNQRSDVGSNQELETILAERDKIDEEVRSLSDQRADLQTQLDGQRRESAKAQQRFTVGGGEVALRRSSLTAERSALDHERTTLLAQFKEGSSGLWPWLVAPTLVARLQLALAKAGAADQDAASRLQKRFNAWQKKADAATQRRWTQEHKDDFQALLEATFKASDAPAAPRALTAVGNATQILTQASAQQSIVQGFAERLRTLEERIGEIDTSLARVDETTASYLLDELRGAEQSYGQTQGRLKVLQESLDALHYRRATLDKSREKLLISQAEDRRGTRQTELASRIAASLAAYETALIASKVRALEVAFVDCFNRLARKGDLVREVRISADNFQATLIGKDGAEIPRVRLSAGEKQVFAIAILWALAKTSGRSLPVIIDTPLARLDSDHRAAILERYLPEVSHQVVVLSTDTEVDVDMVGQLSDFVAQTHHLQYLPDERRTAVATGYFKSRKGASSALL comes from the coding sequence ATGCTGATTCGTAACATTGTTTTGGAAGATTTCGGTCTCTACGCAGGCAGGCAAGTGATCGACGTCCAGCCGACGCGCGGCGCGCGAAAGGCGCGCCCGATCATCTTGGTAGGCGGCAAGAACGGCGCGGGCAAGACGAGTCTGCTCGAAGCCGTGCGTTTGACGCTCTATGGAAAGCTCGCGCTTGGCGAGCGCACGTCCCAATCTGCTTATGAGGACTATCTGCGCTCGCGCGTGCATACGGGCCCGAGCGCAGGCGGCCTTGGCCGAGCATCGGTTGGGATCGAGTTCGAATTCGCTGAATCGGGCGTGGTGCACATCTACGAGGTCTCCCGCGCCTGGACGGTGCGGGGCAATGTCGTGCAAGAGAGCATGGACTTGCGCAAGAACGGGGAGACCGTGACGGTAGTGCCTCGGAATGAGTGGCAGAACTTCCTCCACGAGCTTTTGCCCGTCGGCGTCTCTCAGCTCTTCTTCTTCGACGGCGAGAAGATCACTGAGATCGCCGAAGACTCCACCGATGGCCACCAGCTCAGTGCCGCGATCCGCAGTCTTCTGGGCATCGATCTTGTGGGGCGTCTGCGCACCGACCTTGGCCTCTACCTCTCTCGAAATCAACGCAGTGATGTAGGTTCAAATCAGGAGCTGGAAACGATCCTCGCCGAGCGCGACAAGATCGACGAAGAAGTGCGCAGCCTGAGCGACCAGCGCGCAGACCTGCAAACCCAGCTCGACGGTCAGCGCCGCGAATCAGCAAAGGCGCAGCAGCGCTTCACTGTGGGCGGCGGCGAAGTCGCGCTGAGGCGCTCAAGCTTGACGGCCGAGCGTAGCGCGCTCGATCACGAGCGCACCACCCTGCTCGCGCAGTTCAAGGAAGGCTCGTCAGGCCTCTGGCCGTGGCTCGTGGCGCCCACGTTGGTTGCGCGCCTACAGCTCGCGCTCGCGAAAGCTGGCGCAGCGGATCAGGACGCAGCTTCACGCCTGCAGAAGCGCTTCAACGCATGGCAGAAGAAAGCCGACGCCGCAACACAGCGCCGCTGGACGCAAGAGCACAAAGACGATTTCCAGGCGCTGCTCGAGGCCACCTTCAAGGCGTCCGACGCGCCGGCCGCCCCGCGCGCGCTCACCGCCGTGGGGAACGCCACCCAGATACTGACGCAGGCAAGCGCGCAGCAATCCATCGTGCAAGGCTTCGCCGAGCGCCTGCGCACGCTCGAGGAGCGTATTGGAGAGATCGACACGTCCCTTGCGCGCGTGGACGAGACGACTGCGAGCTATCTGCTTGATGAGCTTCGGGGCGCGGAGCAATCCTACGGACAGACGCAGGGCCGTCTGAAAGTACTGCAGGAGTCGCTCGATGCGCTGCACTACAGGCGCGCGACGCTCGACAAGTCACGCGAGAAGCTCCTGATCAGCCAAGCAGAAGATCGGCGAGGCACGCGTCAGACCGAGCTCGCGAGCCGCATCGCCGCCTCGCTCGCGGCTTACGAGACCGCATTGATCGCCAGCAAAGTGCGCGCCTTGGAAGTCGCATTCGTCGATTGCTTCAATCGTCTGGCGCGCAAGGGCGACCTGGTGCGGGAAGTTCGCATCAGCGCTGACAATTTCCAGGCGACCCTGATTGGCAAGGATGGTGCCGAGATCCCACGCGTGCGCCTGTCCGCTGGCGAAAAGCAGGTCTTCGCAATCGCCATTCTCTGGGCGCTGGCCAAGACCAGCGGGCGTTCGCTGCCGGTCATCATCGACACGCCGCTCGCGCGTCTAGATAGTGATCACCGCGCAGCAATCTTGGAGCGCTATCTACCCGAAGTGAGTCATCAGGTCGTCGTGCTCTCCACCGACACTGAAGTAGATGTGGACATGGTGGGACAGCTTTCGGACTTCGTCGCCCAGACCCATCACCTCCAATATCTGCCGGACGAGCGCCGCACAGCGGTGGCGACTGGCTACTTCAAAAGCCGGAAGGGAGCATCCAGTGCACTACTCTAA
- the dndE gene encoding DNA sulfur modification protein DndE, translating into MHYSKLRISSDATSKLRAMRQRMRITPNLLCRYALMSSLEDGPIGNAPLPDEDGQEFNASTLTGEQTQLFLAAISVVEEETSNKTPSNARVLELLRCHIHRGIGSLSVRLRSPADLFLRKADR; encoded by the coding sequence GTGCACTACTCTAAGCTCCGCATTTCTTCAGACGCGACCAGCAAGCTGCGTGCAATGCGCCAGCGGATGCGGATCACGCCAAACCTTCTGTGCCGCTATGCGCTGATGAGTTCTCTCGAAGACGGACCGATTGGCAATGCACCACTGCCCGATGAAGATGGGCAAGAGTTCAACGCGTCGACGCTCACGGGTGAGCAAACTCAACTCTTTCTCGCGGCTATCTCTGTCGTAGAAGAAGAGACGAGCAACAAGACGCCGTCCAATGCGCGCGTATTGGAGCTCCTGCGCTGCCACATTCACCGTGGCATCGGCTCGCTGTCCGTTCGCCTTCGCTCACCCGCAGATCTCTTCTTGCGCAAGGCTGATCGCTAA
- a CDS encoding cysteine desulfurase family protein, with amino-acid sequence MSAPRPLYLDHNATTPIDPRVLSAMLPYFSEQFGNPSSTEHVYGIEAAGAVETAREQVAKTLGASAGEIIFTGSCTEADNLAIVGSVRAAGGPRRLITSAIEHPAVLESFRLLENEGHQVLYLGVDETGRVRLDELESALRDTTFLVSIMGANNEVGTLQPLTEISALCAAGGALLHSDIAQMPAYCDVSVDALGLDMASLSGHKIYGPKGVGALYVRRRRPRTKLSPLTWGGGHEKGLRSATLNTPLIVGFGEAMALCAKEWRTTANHTSQITAQIRDNLTGALDGVEVNGYAERLPNNLSLSIAGVEPLALIRAMRNIVAFSASSACSTDAVKTSHVLQAMFGDIPRAQRAFRFSPGKSTPTEGIAPVVERILESVQTLRAISG; translated from the coding sequence ATGAGCGCTCCGCGCCCGCTCTACCTCGATCACAACGCAACGACGCCGATTGACCCGCGCGTGCTGAGCGCGATGCTCCCCTATTTCTCGGAGCAGTTTGGCAACCCGTCAAGTACCGAACACGTCTACGGAATCGAGGCCGCTGGCGCAGTAGAAACTGCGCGCGAGCAGGTCGCAAAAACGCTTGGCGCATCGGCCGGCGAGATAATTTTTACGGGGTCATGCACCGAAGCCGACAACCTCGCGATCGTGGGATCGGTGCGCGCGGCCGGAGGGCCGCGCCGGCTGATCACCAGCGCGATCGAGCATCCAGCGGTGCTCGAGTCGTTTCGCCTTCTGGAGAACGAGGGGCATCAGGTTCTGTATCTCGGGGTGGACGAGACAGGACGCGTGCGGCTTGACGAGCTCGAAAGTGCGCTGCGCGACACGACGTTCTTGGTCTCGATCATGGGCGCCAACAATGAGGTCGGCACGCTCCAGCCACTGACCGAGATCTCAGCACTCTGCGCCGCGGGCGGCGCACTGCTGCACTCCGACATCGCTCAAATGCCAGCGTATTGCGATGTGAGCGTAGACGCTCTGGGGCTGGATATGGCCAGCCTGTCAGGCCACAAGATATACGGCCCCAAGGGCGTAGGCGCCCTATATGTGCGCAGGCGTCGCCCGCGCACGAAGCTTTCTCCGCTCACTTGGGGTGGTGGCCACGAGAAAGGCTTGCGAAGCGCCACGCTCAACACTCCGCTGATTGTCGGATTTGGCGAGGCGATGGCGCTGTGCGCGAAGGAATGGCGGACTACAGCAAATCATACGTCGCAAATCACCGCGCAGATCCGTGACAACCTCACCGGAGCGCTGGACGGCGTGGAGGTCAACGGTTACGCCGAGCGCTTGCCGAACAACCTCTCGCTTTCCATCGCAGGCGTCGAGCCGCTCGCACTTATCCGAGCCATGCGGAACATCGTTGCCTTTTCAGCATCGAGCGCCTGCTCCACTGATGCAGTCAAGACCTCACATGTCCTTCAAGCAATGTTCGGAGACATTCCGCGTGCGCAGCGGGCGTTTCGCTTCTCACCCGGCAAGAGCACGCCGACCGAGGGAATCGCACCCGTGGTCGAGCGAATCCTAGAAAGCGTCCAAACGCTCCGGGCGATCAGCGGGTAG
- a CDS encoding DGQHR domain-containing protein codes for MVAKAKDMLLLPALRGGMGDWIYYSCLIPAAELARRVDYAAHIHESKALSDLIQRSLEGSRAKSVSSYLEKTPQRFFNSLVLATYGGKPKWLEVGNLHSETSAAVLQATDPQALESFGFLSLSGNEKIFAVDGQHRLAGIKKAIGDGFDFGGERLAVIFIGHNEKERERTRRLFTTLNKTAKPVAKADIIALDEDDSMAIIARRLVESHLWFKEPKILVSSSTSLPVTNRIALTNIVNLYDILKLVFKFKDELKKDESLRFYRPSDVRLDDLEAYAVKFFGSLAKAFAPVKELFSAKDNEAAITHKYRSSSGGHLLFRPAGLEIFTRLAISYATRHGLTLFQAIDALKNVPTELSARPYRDIIWNPEKRTMVLAGRKLARDLLDYMVGLTDVKDDALLERYRLATGDEALKLPRRLPKPPGRS; via the coding sequence ATGGTAGCCAAAGCAAAAGACATGCTTCTCTTACCAGCGCTCAGAGGCGGAATGGGAGACTGGATCTACTACTCGTGCCTGATACCTGCGGCTGAGCTAGCGAGACGTGTTGATTACGCGGCGCACATCCACGAAAGCAAAGCGCTCTCCGATCTCATTCAGCGCTCTTTGGAAGGCAGCCGAGCCAAGAGTGTGAGTAGCTACTTAGAAAAGACCCCCCAACGCTTTTTCAACTCGCTCGTGCTCGCGACCTACGGCGGGAAGCCGAAATGGCTTGAGGTCGGGAATCTTCATTCCGAGACAAGCGCCGCAGTGTTGCAAGCGACCGACCCGCAGGCGCTTGAATCGTTCGGCTTTCTGAGCCTCAGCGGCAACGAAAAGATTTTCGCGGTGGATGGCCAGCATCGGTTGGCGGGTATCAAGAAAGCAATTGGGGACGGCTTTGATTTCGGAGGCGAGCGCCTGGCTGTGATATTCATTGGACACAATGAGAAGGAGCGAGAGCGCACAAGGCGTCTTTTTACAACGCTTAACAAGACCGCGAAGCCGGTGGCGAAGGCGGACATCATTGCACTGGATGAGGACGACTCCATGGCCATCATCGCCCGGCGATTGGTTGAGTCCCACCTATGGTTTAAAGAACCCAAGATCCTCGTATCTTCAAGCACGTCGCTTCCGGTCACAAACCGGATTGCACTGACGAACATCGTGAATCTCTACGACATCTTGAAGCTTGTTTTCAAGTTCAAAGATGAGCTCAAGAAGGACGAGAGCCTGCGCTTTTATCGCCCGTCAGATGTTCGTCTAGATGATCTTGAAGCTTATGCGGTGAAGTTCTTCGGGTCGCTTGCGAAGGCGTTTGCGCCGGTGAAAGAGCTTTTCTCTGCGAAGGACAACGAGGCCGCGATTACGCATAAATACCGAAGTAGTAGTGGAGGGCATCTTCTCTTTCGACCCGCCGGACTCGAGATCTTCACGCGCCTCGCAATCAGCTACGCCACGCGCCATGGCCTCACGCTGTTCCAAGCGATTGATGCACTCAAAAACGTTCCGACTGAACTTTCGGCGAGGCCCTACCGAGACATTATCTGGAATCCAGAAAAGCGGACCATGGTGCTCGCGGGGCGCAAACTCGCGCGAGATCTCCTGGACTACATGGTCGGGCTTACCGATGTGAAGGATGACGCATTGCTTGAACGCTACCGCCTGGCGACAGGGGACGAGGCATTGAAGCTTCCGCGCCGGCTGCCCAAACCGCCCGGGAGGTCCTGA
- a CDS encoding IS3 family transposase (programmed frameshift): MKKSRFTDSQIIAVLKQAEAGTPVPELCREHGISSATFYKWRSKFGGMEVSMVVRMKELEDENRRLKKMYADAQLSADLLKEAMFKKMVRPSQRREMARCAVQDERTSIRHACQTFGVSETCYRYEAKACEENAHIADWLVRLTTAYKDWGFGLCFLHLRNVKGFGWNHKRVYRIYRELELNLRIKPKKRIVREKPEPLSVPESINQVWSMDFMHDQLSDGRSFRLFNVLDDFNREGLGIEVDLSLPAARVIRSLEQIIEWRGKPNSIRCDNGPEYISGALLSWAERQGIKIEHIQPGKPQQNAYIERYNRTVRYGSLARTLFDTIDQVQDKATRWLWTYNHERPNMALGGITPMQKLAIAA, translated from the exons ATGAAGAAGTCCCGCTTCACCGACAGCCAGATCATTGCCGTGCTCAAGCAGGCCGAGGCCGGCACACCGGTCCCTGAGCTGTGCCGCGAGCACGGCATCAGCTCGGCCACGTTCTACAAGTGGCGCAGCAAGTTCGGCGGCATGGAGGTGTCCATGGTGGTCCGCATGAAGGAGCTGGAGGATGAAAACCGGCGACTCAAGAAGATGTACGCCGACGCCCAGCTCAGCGCCGACCTGTTGAAGGAGGCGATGT TCAAAAAAATGGTGAGGCCATCTCAGCGCCGGGAGATGGCCCGATGCGCAGTTCAGGACGAACGCACCAGCATCCGGCATGCCTGCCAGACCTTCGGCGTCAGCGAGACCTGCTACCGCTACGAGGCAAAGGCCTGCGAGGAGAACGCCCACATCGCCGACTGGCTGGTCCGACTGACCACTGCGTACAAGGATTGGGGCTTTGGGCTGTGCTTCCTGCACCTGCGCAACGTCAAGGGCTTTGGCTGGAACCACAAGCGCGTCTACCGCATCTACCGGGAGCTGGAGTTGAATCTGCGGATCAAGCCGAAGAAGCGAATCGTGCGTGAGAAGCCCGAGCCGCTGTCGGTCCCCGAGTCGATCAACCAGGTCTGGTCGATGGACTTCATGCACGACCAGCTCAGCGATGGCCGCAGCTTCAGGCTGTTCAACGTGCTGGACGACTTCAACCGCGAGGGCCTCGGGATCGAGGTGGATCTGTCGTTGCCCGCGGCGCGTGTGATCCGGTCTCTGGAGCAGATCATCGAGTGGCGCGGCAAGCCCAATTCAATCCGCTGCGACAATGGTCCGGAGTACATCAGTGGCGCTCTGCTGAGCTGGGCCGAGCGCCAAGGCATCAAGATCGAGCATATCCAACCGGGCAAGCCACAACAGAACGCCTACATCGAACGCTACAACCGCACTGTTCGTTACGGCTCGCTCGCACGAACCCTGTTCGACACCATCGACCAGGTGCAGGACAAGGCCACGCGCTGGCTATGGACGTACAACCACGAGCGCCCGAACATGGCGCTTGGTGGCATCACCCCGATGCAGAAGCTAGCGATAGCTGCATAG
- a CDS encoding PIN domain-containing protein: MPAQTPTPDDIWNKTIAFISIDTNVLFETGFQFTSGALNQLPAQMPDSLHLVFSPVVAEEVKRHRVKSVKKHSDSIAAAIAGIRRAASQDVSSISSALDDLNVVGNAERTFDQELLDYAQRCSGTILTWEDVSVEAVFADYFRQSPPFEDGKKSEFPDAVTLQILHRYAERLGSTGIFVTKDQGCQRFAADSDRIYAVSSLDDLTSLFQATGKSAQDISDAIEAHILHSTSPGYSAVNEAIERHVAHSEWDVLNLTPDLGGRMEAEVVDVRIKRLNLEQYIMLWRDDDADDTWIAEVRAAVQVDVNVSAELYVYDSRDKDETLILRDQKSFPEQIDVAVFVHLTNVSLAKPPSAWNLSFDIASTNYRLSATNFEFDAR, from the coding sequence ATGCCAGCACAGACGCCAACGCCCGACGACATCTGGAACAAGACGATCGCCTTCATCTCGATTGATACAAACGTTCTATTTGAGACCGGCTTTCAGTTCACGAGTGGCGCGCTCAATCAGCTTCCCGCTCAGATGCCTGACAGCCTCCATCTTGTTTTCAGCCCTGTTGTGGCCGAAGAAGTTAAGCGCCATCGCGTTAAGTCAGTGAAGAAGCATAGCGATTCCATTGCGGCGGCCATTGCGGGGATCCGGCGCGCGGCATCGCAGGATGTCTCTTCGATATCGTCCGCACTCGATGATTTGAACGTCGTAGGCAATGCTGAGCGCACTTTCGATCAAGAACTCCTCGACTACGCGCAACGCTGTAGCGGCACTATTCTTACCTGGGAGGATGTATCAGTAGAGGCCGTGTTCGCAGACTATTTTCGGCAGAGTCCGCCCTTTGAAGATGGGAAGAAATCCGAGTTCCCGGACGCCGTAACGCTGCAGATCCTGCATAGATACGCAGAACGCCTGGGCTCGACTGGAATTTTCGTAACCAAAGACCAAGGCTGCCAACGCTTCGCTGCGGATTCGGACCGAATCTACGCAGTGTCGTCCCTCGACGATCTTACGTCGCTATTTCAAGCAACGGGCAAGTCGGCGCAAGACATTTCCGATGCGATCGAAGCGCACATCCTTCATTCAACGTCTCCCGGCTACAGCGCTGTAAACGAAGCGATCGAGCGACATGTCGCGCATTCCGAGTGGGATGTTCTCAACCTAACGCCTGACCTAGGTGGCCGCATGGAAGCAGAGGTTGTCGATGTGCGCATCAAACGACTCAACCTCGAACAATACATCATGCTCTGGCGAGACGACGATGCTGACGACACATGGATCGCGGAAGTGAGAGCAGCTGTCCAAGTAGACGTGAATGTTTCAGCCGAGCTCTACGTCTACGACTCACGTGATAAGGACGAAACGCTGATTCTGCGAGATCAGAAGTCCTTCCCTGAGCAGATAGATGTCGCAGTATTCGTCCACCTGACGAACGTCTCGCTCGCCAAGCCTCCGTCTGCTTGGAACCTGTCCTTCGACATTGCCTCGACCAACTACCGGCTAAGCGCCACAAATTTCGAGTTCGACGCGCGCTAA
- a CDS encoding class I SAM-dependent methyltransferase, with protein MHCRPSSQAADKRLAKAAAVSRAAWSAYDEASDRFFQTYESLRFSSTHRSFLRFLPAPGARCLDIGAGSGRDASALAARGYEVTAVEPSHGLRALAEAKHRKAKIRWIDDYLPNLDKVKALRDTYDFILLSAVWMHIEPRDRPLSLQSMKQLLSIDGSIALTLRIGAELPDRPMYPIDVCEFIAQSAAAGLEVIYQGRKSEDYLKRTEVRWIKIVLKHR; from the coding sequence ATGCATTGCCGTCCCTCTAGTCAAGCCGCCGACAAACGCCTTGCGAAAGCCGCCGCCGTGAGTCGAGCAGCTTGGTCCGCTTACGATGAAGCTAGTGACAGGTTCTTTCAGACCTATGAGAGCCTTCGCTTTTCGTCTACCCATCGATCTTTTCTGCGATTTCTTCCTGCACCAGGGGCAAGGTGCTTGGACATTGGTGCGGGATCGGGTAGGGACGCATCCGCACTCGCAGCGCGAGGATATGAAGTTACTGCGGTCGAGCCAAGTCATGGTCTTCGAGCTCTTGCTGAGGCCAAGCATCGCAAAGCAAAAATTAGATGGATCGATGATTATTTGCCGAACCTAGACAAGGTGAAGGCTCTTAGGGATACCTATGATTTCATCCTGTTAAGTGCCGTTTGGATGCACATCGAGCCGAGGGATCGTCCGCTCTCTCTGCAGAGCATGAAGCAGCTACTCAGTATAGACGGAAGCATTGCGTTAACTCTCAGAATCGGTGCCGAGCTGCCCGACAGGCCGATGTACCCCATCGACGTCTGCGAATTCATTGCTCAGTCGGCAGCCGCTGGGCTGGAAGTGATTTATCAGGGGCGAAAATCTGAGGACTACTTAAAACGTACAGAAGTGCGGTGGATCAAGATTGTTCTTAAGCATCGTTAG